One window of Dehalobacterium formicoaceticum genomic DNA carries:
- the dtd gene encoding D-aminoacyl-tRNA deacylase produces MRAVVQRVKKAQVAVAGERVGTIDTGLCVFLGVGKEDTKKDGEYLADKIIHLRIFPDEEDKMNLSLVDVQGAILAVSQFTLYGDCRKGRRPGFSDAASPEQGKELYEAFIQSLKEKGIPVETGIFQADMLVSIENDGPVTLLLDSQKTFNRTNLL; encoded by the coding sequence ATGAGAGCTGTTGTGCAAAGAGTAAAGAAAGCTCAGGTTGCTGTGGCCGGGGAAAGGGTGGGCACTATTGATACAGGATTATGCGTCTTTTTAGGCGTCGGAAAAGAAGACACCAAAAAAGATGGGGAGTATTTAGCGGATAAAATTATCCATTTACGAATTTTCCCTGATGAAGAGGATAAAATGAATTTATCTTTAGTTGATGTCCAAGGTGCAATTCTGGCCGTATCACAGTTCACCCTGTATGGAGATTGCCGTAAAGGACGCCGACCGGGGTTTTCTGATGCTGCCTCACCGGAGCAGGGAAAGGAACTGTACGAAGCTTTTATTCAATCGCTGAAAGAGAAAGGCATTCCCGTTGAAACTGGAATCTTTCAGGCAGATATGTTGGTATCCATTGAAAATGACGGTCCGGTGACCTTATTATTAGATAGTCAAAAAACTTTTAACCGGACTAACTTGTTGTAA
- a CDS encoding PRC-barrel domain-containing protein — protein MLKGQQIIGQKVMTLKEGKEIGRVEDLIVDTSEGYLKGIILENRSILKNARIILWSHLIQAGRDALIISGQEDVLEEANDLRDLSWQNKTGKNVFSVTGADIGTMKDLVFERSTGKILGIELSGGFWADLNQGRKMIPWPQIQLNQKDVFIVDQVNEDLWS, from the coding sequence TTGTTAAAGGGACAGCAAATCATCGGGCAAAAGGTCATGACTTTAAAAGAGGGCAAAGAAATCGGTCGTGTTGAAGACTTAATCGTAGATACTTCAGAAGGTTATCTGAAAGGAATCATTCTGGAAAATCGAAGCATTTTAAAAAATGCCCGGATTATTCTCTGGAGTCATTTGATACAGGCAGGTCGAGATGCTTTGATCATCAGCGGTCAGGAAGATGTGCTGGAGGAAGCAAATGATCTCAGGGATTTATCTTGGCAAAATAAAACAGGAAAAAATGTGTTTTCTGTGACAGGGGCAGATATTGGCACGATGAAGGATCTGGTCTTTGAAAGGTCAACTGGAAAAATTTTAGGAATTGAGCTTTCCGGAGGTTTTTGGGCAGATTTAAATCAGGGTCGAAAAATGATTCCCTGGCCGCAAATTCAGTTAAATCAAAAAGATGTATTCATTGTCGATCAGGTGAATGAAGATCTTTGGAGTTAA
- a CDS encoding metal-sensitive transcriptional regulator, whose amino-acid sequence MHRLKKIEGQVKGIQKMIENEKDCADILTQIAAIRAAINKVGVMLFENHTRKCLKDALEVNQEDKMIDDLIQVMIKFTK is encoded by the coding sequence ATGCACCGTTTGAAGAAAATAGAAGGCCAGGTCAAAGGCATTCAAAAAATGATTGAAAATGAAAAAGATTGTGCAGATATTTTAACACAGATTGCAGCTATTCGAGCTGCGATTAATAAGGTGGGCGTCATGTTATTTGAAAACCACACCAGGAAGTGCCTGAAGGACGCTTTGGAGGTGAACCAAGAAGATAAAATGATTGACGATCTCATTCAAGTTATGATTAAATTCACTAAGTAA
- a CDS encoding YtxH domain-containing protein has product MNNRSFIKGILAGSIIGTVLGMFTAPQRKPFPESAQKMIGQTQHLQSKAKRVLKGINKGVSEMMK; this is encoded by the coding sequence GTGAACAACAGATCATTTATCAAAGGAATTTTGGCGGGCAGTATTATCGGGACTGTGTTGGGCATGTTTACGGCTCCGCAAAGAAAACCCTTTCCGGAAAGCGCGCAAAAAATGATTGGTCAAACCCAACATCTGCAAAGCAAAGCAAAAAGAGTATTAAAAGGGATCAATAAAGGCGTTTCAGAGATGATGAAATAA
- the trxA gene encoding thioredoxin — MASEKVQVFSDANFQETVLQAEKPVLVDFWAAWCGPCKMIAPVVDEIANEFDGKVIVGKINVDENNATAGKFSVMSIPTLLLFKNGKEVQRVVGYKSKNELAAILNGAL, encoded by the coding sequence ATGGCTAGCGAAAAAGTTCAAGTGTTTTCCGATGCAAATTTTCAAGAGACTGTATTACAGGCTGAAAAACCAGTTTTGGTAGATTTTTGGGCAGCTTGGTGTGGCCCCTGCAAAATGATTGCTCCTGTGGTAGATGAAATTGCCAATGAATTTGACGGTAAAGTCATCGTTGGTAAAATAAATGTAGATGAAAACAATGCTACGGCAGGTAAATTTTCTGTCATGAGTATTCCGACTTTGTTGCTTTTTAAGAATGGCAAAGAAGTTCAAAGGGTGGTAGGTTATAAGTCCAAGAATGAATTGGCCGCGATCTTAAACGGCGCCCTCTAA
- a CDS encoding AI-2E family transporter: MEKKKRMIVCIISGLAIFLLAGLFLFQIRSIIMPFLLAILLAYILLPLVEFLVLHRFSMTGAILIVYLACSIMVFILVLYVFPGIFSELTQFAGEIPSYAQSFQNSLLEWQERYSRFNIPDSIRQIVDENILSIEARIVEIVRSSASIIIGLFSYTFSLLILPILTYYFLKDHALITQKLISFLPPNKRSEILNLWFKINQVLRRFIYGHLTVAFLVGVLTMIGLKLIGVKFAVTLGFIAGLADIIPYFGPFIGAIPAVCLAYLQSKKLALYTIIVMVVVQQIESSVITPKIISDSVGLHPLTIIFVLLLGGFYFGIWGMLFSVPVTAVLRILINYLYQKAVGVKLD, encoded by the coding sequence GTGGAGAAAAAAAAGCGCATGATCGTCTGCATCATTTCGGGTCTGGCCATATTTCTTCTGGCAGGATTGTTTTTATTTCAAATCAGAAGCATTATCATGCCTTTTCTATTAGCGATTCTCCTGGCTTATATCCTATTGCCTCTTGTTGAATTTCTGGTGCTGCATCGATTTTCTATGACCGGAGCAATTCTCATTGTCTATTTGGCCTGCAGTATTATGGTTTTTATTCTGGTACTTTATGTTTTTCCAGGCATTTTTTCTGAGCTTACCCAATTTGCCGGAGAAATTCCTTCCTATGCTCAAAGTTTTCAAAATTCTCTGCTGGAATGGCAAGAACGTTATAGCCGTTTTAATATCCCTGACAGTATCAGGCAGATTGTGGATGAAAATATTCTCTCCATTGAAGCGCGAATTGTCGAAATAGTGCGAAGTTCTGCTTCCATCATCATTGGACTTTTTAGCTACACTTTTAGTTTGCTTATCCTGCCCATCTTAACCTATTATTTCCTTAAGGATCACGCATTGATTACCCAAAAGCTGATTTCCTTTCTTCCCCCCAATAAGAGATCGGAAATATTAAACCTGTGGTTTAAGATAAACCAGGTCTTACGAAGATTTATTTATGGCCACCTTACGGTGGCTTTTCTGGTAGGAGTTCTGACCATGATCGGACTCAAACTCATCGGAGTTAAGTTTGCTGTAACCTTAGGTTTTATTGCCGGACTGGCTGATATTATTCCTTATTTTGGTCCCTTTATCGGTGCGATCCCGGCTGTATGTTTAGCTTATTTACAATCAAAAAAATTGGCATTATATACCATTATCGTGATGGTTGTGGTGCAGCAAATTGAAAGTTCCGTTATTACACCAAAGATTATCAGTGACAGCGTGGGACTTCATCCCTTAACGATTATTTTTGTTCTTCTTTTGGGGGGCTTTTATTTTGGCATCTGGGGGATGCTTTTTTCTGTTCCTGTCACTGCTGTGCTGCGTATTCTAATCAATTATCTTTATCAAAAAGCGGTTGGCGTAAAGCTGGATTGA
- the mnmA gene encoding tRNA 2-thiouridine(34) synthase MnmA, producing MADKKKVLVAMSGGVDSSVTAALLKEQGYDLFGVTMQIWPQDQPDPDGSGGCCSFSAVDDARRVAEALDIPYYVMNFRDLFQDKVINYFIREYLQGKTPNPCIACNQYVKFAALLHKAMALGADFVATGHYARILFDRERDRYVLKKAQDQNKDQTYVLYNFTQDQLSKVLLPLGTYTKPEIRALAHKMNLSLVAEKAESQEICFIPDNNYRRFLKEKAGQEIKGGPFFDIQGNVIGQHQGIPYYTIGQRKGLGMALGKPAYVVNILQEKNGVVIGDAKDLFKTTLIAHHNNFILMDRLEKPMEVKVKVRYKAQETPAVISPLENNRVLVEFKEPEKSITPGQAVVYYQDEYVVGGGVIE from the coding sequence ATGGCAGATAAAAAAAAGGTACTGGTGGCGATGAGCGGCGGTGTAGATTCCTCTGTGACAGCTGCCCTTTTAAAAGAGCAGGGTTATGACTTATTCGGTGTTACCATGCAAATCTGGCCTCAGGATCAGCCGGATCCCGATGGGTCTGGAGGATGTTGCAGTTTTTCCGCTGTGGATGATGCGAGAAGAGTAGCAGAAGCGCTGGATATTCCTTATTATGTCATGAATTTCAGGGATCTATTTCAAGACAAGGTAATTAACTATTTTATTCGGGAATATTTACAAGGTAAAACTCCTAATCCTTGTATTGCCTGTAATCAATATGTTAAATTTGCTGCACTGCTTCATAAAGCCATGGCCTTAGGCGCCGATTTCGTGGCTACCGGCCATTATGCCAGGATTTTATTTGACCGGGAAAGAGACCGATATGTATTAAAAAAAGCGCAGGATCAAAATAAAGATCAGACCTATGTTTTGTATAATTTTACCCAAGATCAATTATCCAAAGTGTTGCTGCCCTTAGGCACCTATACCAAGCCGGAAATCCGGGCATTGGCACATAAAATGAATTTGTCCCTGGTCGCTGAAAAAGCGGAAAGTCAGGAAATTTGTTTTATCCCGGATAATAATTATCGCCGCTTTTTGAAGGAAAAAGCAGGTCAGGAGATTAAAGGCGGACCTTTTTTTGATATCCAAGGGAATGTGATCGGTCAACATCAAGGTATTCCTTATTATACTATCGGTCAGAGAAAGGGATTAGGTATGGCTTTAGGTAAGCCTGCTTATGTGGTGAATATATTACAGGAGAAAAATGGAGTCGTCATCGGAGACGCTAAGGATTTGTTTAAGACAACCCTTATTGCTCATCACAATAATTTCATTTTAATGGATCGATTGGAAAAGCCCATGGAAGTTAAGGTAAAGGTTCGTTACAAGGCTCAGGAAACACCGGCAGTTATTTCTCCCTTGGAAAATAACCGGGTACTGGTAGAATTTAAAGAACCGGAAAAATCTATTACCCCTGGCCAAGCTGTAGTATACTACCAAGATGAATATGTGGTTGGCGGAGGAGTTATTGAATAA
- the hisS gene encoding histidine--tRNA ligase, with protein sequence MLTTRPRGTNDFLPQETEKWQLIEKILREICEEFDYHEIRIPIFEHTELFQRGVGETTDIVEKEMYTFMDRGKRSITLRPEGTASTARAYLEHKMSALPQPVKLYYMGPMFRYERPQAGRYRQFHQFGVEVFGSSDPGVDAEVIALAMAFYQRLGLTGLEVRLNSVGCPKCRPAHRQALQQFLKQDLEQLCPDCQGRYDRNPLRILDCKNPQCQKITAGAPTILHSLCPECVDHFAAVKEYLGMAGIQYQVDERLVRGLDYYTKTAFEVVVQEIGAQSAICGGGRYDGLMESLGGPPTPGVGFALGMERIFPTLATQGIELNPEKMLDVYLVAMEEEGQKKAFQLLMDLRKMGIKAEKDYMNRSMKAQMKAANRFQVKYVLIIGADELAKGTVMIRNMETSEQKEMMVADTLNFIEKAVK encoded by the coding sequence TTGTTAACAACCAGACCCAGAGGAACCAATGATTTTTTGCCTCAGGAAACTGAAAAATGGCAGTTGATTGAAAAAATCCTTCGGGAAATCTGTGAAGAATTTGATTATCATGAAATCCGCATCCCTATTTTTGAGCATACGGAGTTATTTCAACGAGGGGTAGGGGAAACCACGGATATTGTGGAAAAAGAAATGTATACTTTTATGGACCGGGGTAAGCGCAGCATTACTTTAAGACCGGAGGGAACGGCTTCTACCGCACGTGCCTATTTGGAGCATAAAATGAGTGCCCTGCCTCAGCCGGTCAAGCTTTATTATATGGGCCCCATGTTCCGTTATGAAAGACCCCAGGCGGGACGTTATCGTCAGTTTCACCAATTTGGCGTGGAGGTATTTGGCTCCTCAGATCCAGGGGTTGATGCTGAGGTGATTGCACTGGCCATGGCTTTCTATCAACGATTAGGTTTGACCGGTCTAGAAGTGCGTTTAAACAGTGTCGGATGTCCGAAATGTCGTCCAGCCCATCGTCAAGCCCTGCAGCAATTTTTAAAACAGGATTTGGAACAGCTTTGTCCCGATTGTCAGGGGAGATATGATCGAAATCCCTTACGCATTCTGGATTGCAAAAATCCCCAATGCCAAAAAATCACGGCAGGAGCTCCCACGATCTTACACTCTCTTTGTCCAGAATGTGTGGATCATTTTGCCGCTGTCAAAGAGTATCTGGGGATGGCCGGGATTCAGTATCAGGTGGACGAGAGACTGGTTCGGGGCTTGGATTATTATACCAAAACTGCTTTTGAGGTGGTCGTGCAGGAAATCGGCGCCCAGAGTGCCATTTGCGGTGGTGGACGCTATGACGGTTTAATGGAATCTTTAGGAGGTCCCCCAACACCGGGTGTCGGTTTTGCCTTAGGCATGGAGCGAATTTTCCCCACCTTAGCCACCCAGGGGATTGAGCTTAACCCGGAAAAAATGCTGGATGTGTACTTGGTGGCCATGGAAGAAGAAGGGCAAAAAAAAGCCTTTCAACTGTTGATGGACTTGCGCAAAATGGGCATCAAAGCAGAAAAAGACTATATGAACCGGAGTATGAAAGCACAGATGAAAGCGGCGAACCGTTTCCAGGTGAAGTATGTGCTGATTATTGGAGCGGATGAATTAGCTAAGGGTACAGTCATGATACGGAATATGGAAACCTCGGAACAAAAAGAAATGATGGTTGCGGATACATTAAATTTTATAGAAAAAGCGGTAAAATAA
- a CDS encoding replication-associated recombination protein A yields the protein MDLFEYARKEVLKKAAPLAARMRPKGLEDFFGQEEIVGPGSLLRRSIEGDQFSSAIFYGPPGSGKTTLAQVIANSTKAHFEELSAVTAGIADLKKVIQEAKDRLGMYNQKTILFIDEIHRFNKGQQDALLPAVEDGTLILIGATTENPYFEVNSALLSRSRIFRLQTLSQEDIKKILLRALDDREQGLGGYRVQINEDALNHLADMAGGDARIALNALELAVTTTPPQEDGIRHIDLKVAEQSIQRRAVKYDKKGDYHYDIVSAFIKSMRGSDPDATLHWMARMLDAGEDPEFIMRRIIICAAEDVGLADPEALKYAMAAAQALAYVGLPEARLPMASAAIYVACAPKSNAVIKGIDGALSDVKVRPTGEVPMHLRDAHYQGAKKLGHGEHYQYPQDYPGNFVAQQYLPEELAGTIYYHPTENGLEKKFWTD from the coding sequence GTGGATTTATTTGAATACGCCCGGAAAGAAGTACTAAAAAAAGCAGCCCCTTTGGCTGCCCGTATGCGGCCAAAAGGTCTGGAGGATTTCTTCGGTCAGGAAGAAATTGTCGGTCCCGGCTCCCTGCTCCGTCGTTCCATTGAAGGGGATCAGTTTTCCTCTGCCATCTTTTATGGTCCTCCCGGCTCCGGAAAAACCACCTTAGCCCAGGTAATCGCCAATAGTACCAAGGCTCATTTTGAAGAATTAAGTGCTGTCACAGCAGGGATTGCCGATTTAAAAAAAGTCATTCAGGAAGCCAAAGACCGGCTGGGCATGTACAACCAGAAAACGATTTTATTTATTGATGAAATTCATCGTTTTAATAAGGGGCAGCAGGATGCCCTTTTGCCCGCCGTGGAAGACGGCACTCTGATTTTAATCGGCGCCACGACAGAAAACCCCTATTTTGAGGTCAACTCAGCTCTTCTTTCTCGCTCCAGGATTTTCCGTTTGCAAACTTTATCTCAGGAGGATATTAAAAAAATATTGCTCCGGGCACTTGATGATCGGGAACAAGGCTTAGGGGGCTACCGGGTTCAGATCAATGAAGATGCCTTAAACCACCTGGCTGATATGGCCGGGGGAGATGCCCGTATTGCTTTAAATGCCTTAGAGTTAGCCGTTACTACCACCCCGCCTCAGGAGGACGGGATCAGGCATATTGACCTAAAGGTAGCTGAGCAATCTATTCAGCGGCGGGCGGTAAAATACGATAAAAAAGGAGACTATCATTATGATATTGTCTCCGCCTTTATTAAGAGCATGAGGGGTTCCGATCCCGATGCCACCCTCCATTGGATGGCCAGGATGCTGGATGCCGGGGAGGATCCGGAATTCATTATGCGCAGAATCATAATCTGTGCTGCTGAGGATGTGGGTTTAGCTGATCCGGAGGCTTTAAAATATGCGATGGCTGCAGCCCAGGCTTTAGCCTATGTGGGTTTACCGGAAGCCAGACTGCCCATGGCTTCCGCTGCAATTTATGTAGCTTGTGCCCCTAAGTCCAATGCAGTGATTAAGGGGATCGACGGTGCTTTAAGCGATGTAAAAGTTCGTCCCACCGGTGAAGTGCCTATGCATTTAAGGGATGCTCATTACCAAGGGGCTAAAAAATTAGGTCATGGGGAACATTATCAATATCCCCAGGACTATCCCGGTAATTTTGTAGCTCAGCAATATTTACCGGAGGAATTAGCTGGAACCATCTATTATCACCCCACGGAAAATGGCTTAGAAAAAAAATTCTGGACAGACTAA
- the aspS gene encoding aspartate--tRNA ligase, with the protein MAEGMLGLKRTHGCGELTALNQGEKVVLMGWVQRRRDHGGLIFVDLRDRSGYVQVVFDPQISGSFFQKAEAVRNEYVLAITGQVGIRPEGTINPNMATGEIEIYADALHILNSAKTPPFYIEDSIDVDEILRLKYRYLDLRRPEMQQAMIARHQTTMAVRSFLDEHGFLEIETPMLANSTPEGARDYLVPSRVHPGEFYALPQSPQQFKQILMVAGMEKYFQVVRCFRDEDLRADRQPEFTQLDIEMSFVDREDVLSLMEEMTANLFKKVLNIELTTPFPRIPYDEAMGKYGSDKPDLRFDIELVDVADIAAESNFQVFKNALAAGGQVKGINAVGCGHYSRKELDDLTKIAAVFGAKGLAWITVEENGVKSPIAKFFSEDQINRLLDRFHAQKGDVLLFVADKPSVVADSLGHLRLEIAKRENLIDNNMLNFVWVVDFPLLEYDDEEKRWVAKHHMFTSPRDEDLPLLESDPGQVKAKAYDMVLNGVEVGGGSIRIHQREIQEKLFNLVGFTPEEAREKFGFMLEGFEYGAPPHGGIAFGIDRLVMLMLKKDTIRDVIAFPKTQSATDLMIKAPGPVAPKQLRELHIKLNVPKK; encoded by the coding sequence GTGGCAGAAGGAATGTTGGGTTTAAAACGAACCCATGGCTGTGGTGAATTAACAGCCTTAAATCAAGGAGAAAAAGTCGTATTAATGGGCTGGGTGCAGAGACGACGGGATCATGGCGGCTTGATTTTTGTTGATCTGAGGGATCGTTCCGGATATGTCCAAGTGGTCTTTGACCCCCAGATATCCGGGAGCTTTTTTCAAAAAGCCGAAGCAGTACGTAACGAATATGTATTGGCCATCACCGGTCAGGTAGGAATCAGACCTGAAGGCACTATTAATCCCAATATGGCAACGGGAGAAATTGAAATTTATGCCGATGCATTACATATTTTAAACTCGGCCAAAACCCCGCCTTTTTATATTGAGGATAGTATTGACGTAGATGAAATTTTAAGACTAAAATATCGCTATCTGGACCTACGTCGCCCAGAAATGCAGCAGGCTATGATTGCCCGGCATCAGACGACCATGGCAGTGCGATCTTTTCTGGATGAACATGGATTTTTAGAAATTGAAACCCCTATGCTGGCAAACAGCACACCTGAAGGTGCCCGGGATTATTTGGTACCCAGCCGGGTACATCCGGGGGAGTTTTATGCTTTGCCTCAGTCACCACAACAGTTTAAACAGATTTTAATGGTGGCAGGCATGGAAAAATATTTCCAGGTGGTACGTTGCTTCCGGGACGAGGATTTAAGAGCCGATCGGCAGCCGGAATTTACCCAATTGGATATTGAAATGTCCTTCGTGGACAGAGAAGATGTTCTCTCCCTTATGGAAGAGATGACAGCCAATTTATTTAAAAAAGTGCTGAATATCGAATTGACGACGCCGTTTCCCCGGATTCCATATGATGAGGCTATGGGTAAATATGGCTCTGATAAACCGGATCTCCGTTTTGACATTGAATTGGTAGATGTGGCTGATATTGCTGCCGAAAGCAACTTCCAAGTCTTTAAAAACGCCTTAGCTGCCGGTGGACAAGTGAAGGGGATAAACGCTGTCGGTTGCGGACATTATTCCCGCAAGGAATTAGATGATTTGACAAAAATTGCTGCCGTCTTTGGCGCCAAGGGATTGGCTTGGATTACTGTGGAAGAAAATGGGGTTAAATCCCCCATTGCCAAATTTTTTAGTGAGGATCAAATCAATCGTCTGTTGGATCGTTTTCATGCCCAAAAGGGAGATGTCCTTCTCTTTGTGGCAGATAAACCCTCCGTGGTAGCAGATAGTCTTGGTCACCTGCGCCTTGAAATAGCCAAAAGAGAGAACTTGATTGATAATAATATGCTAAACTTTGTCTGGGTAGTGGATTTTCCCCTTTTAGAATATGATGATGAGGAAAAGAGATGGGTGGCCAAACATCACATGTTTACTTCCCCTAGAGATGAGGATTTGCCTTTATTAGAAAGTGATCCGGGTCAGGTAAAGGCAAAGGCCTATGATATGGTATTAAACGGCGTGGAAGTAGGGGGCGGCAGCATCAGAATTCATCAACGTGAGATTCAGGAAAAATTATTTAATTTGGTTGGCTTTACTCCGGAAGAAGCAAGAGAAAAATTCGGCTTTATGTTGGAAGGCTTTGAATATGGAGCACCGCCTCACGGGGGAATTGCTTTCGGTATTGATCGTCTGGTGATGCTCATGTTGAAAAAAGACACCATCCGTGATGTCATAGCTTTCCCCAAGACCCAAAGTGCCACGGATTTAATGATTAAGGCTCCCGGTCCGGTGGCTCCCAAACAATTGCGGGAATTACACATTAAGCTGAATGTTCCAAAGAAATAA
- a CDS encoding MBL fold metallo-hydrolase: MIIHEFQVGMIGTNCYLVACPDTKEAMVIDPGDEADRIFKLAEQNGFKITTILNTHGHWDHIGGNKALKELTQAPILIHEADSDYLTDEKLNLGSSFGNKGEGIKADCLLKEGDMVTVGNLSFKVLHTPGHTPGGISLVADKVVFVGDTLFKGSIGRTDFAGGSFSVLISSIKNKLLTLDDDLTVYPGHGPHTTIDRERKENPFLA; encoded by the coding sequence ATGATTATCCATGAATTTCAGGTAGGAATGATTGGTACCAATTGTTATCTGGTGGCATGTCCCGACACGAAAGAAGCAATGGTGATTGACCCCGGAGATGAAGCAGATCGAATATTTAAATTGGCTGAACAGAATGGTTTCAAAATTACCACCATTTTGAATACCCACGGTCATTGGGATCATATTGGGGGCAATAAAGCCTTGAAAGAATTAACACAAGCTCCGATATTAATTCATGAAGCAGACAGTGATTATCTCACAGACGAAAAACTCAATTTAGGATCCTCCTTTGGAAATAAAGGTGAAGGTATTAAAGCAGATTGCCTTCTAAAAGAAGGAGATATGGTGACGGTGGGAAATCTGTCTTTTAAAGTGCTTCATACTCCGGGCCATACCCCGGGAGGTATTTCTCTAGTGGCAGACAAAGTTGTTTTTGTGGGCGACACCCTTTTTAAAGGATCCATCGGACGCACGGATTTTGCCGGAGGAAGTTTTTCGGTTTTAATCTCCTCCATTAAAAATAAGCTCTTAACTTTGGATGATGATCTGACGGTATATCCGGGACATGGACCTCATACCACCATTGACCGGGAGAGGAAGGAAAATCCTTTTCTTGCCTAA